Proteins from a single region of Sphaerochaeta globosa str. Buddy:
- a CDS encoding SGNH/GDSL hydrolase family protein: MENEPSLIFDLAHNALSYRMLDEGYVQLLRFNDSDNEPFTSHPLYRAMAKTSASVCLRFVTKSEAVLEIRRYNPSLLVKAGEQALDFASLYGRPLDLSETLDVSVDGVLSHRPLASGRITFEAGHDVAVHLPLHHQVGIRIEGNVEPVAKPARTLVLLGDSIVQGVGIHHPSQNLGGRLGSLLGVQVLNQGLAGAMINAKFVQKLEMASPVSSILISLGTNDWTIRETLAEIRGEMFALLGRVRKFYPKVPVLLLTPLYRTDILQNKPMGTFGQLTQALVQATKCFPAVEVADGLSLSLRDAYDDQFLHPDQKGIAFLAKTLAPLIPFQR, from the coding sequence ATGGAAAACGAACCCTCCTTGATCTTTGATCTCGCACATAATGCCCTCTCATACCGCATGCTGGACGAAGGGTATGTACAGCTGTTGAGGTTCAACGACTCCGACAATGAGCCCTTTACCTCCCATCCGCTGTATCGGGCCATGGCCAAGACCAGCGCTTCGGTTTGTTTGCGTTTCGTCACCAAAAGTGAGGCTGTACTGGAAATCAGGCGATATAACCCATCTTTGTTGGTGAAAGCTGGTGAACAAGCGCTGGATTTTGCCTCGTTGTATGGCAGGCCTTTGGATCTTTCTGAGACTTTGGATGTAAGCGTCGATGGTGTGCTGTCTCATCGGCCTCTAGCCAGCGGTCGGATTACCTTCGAAGCAGGCCACGATGTAGCGGTACATCTGCCGTTGCACCATCAGGTAGGTATAAGGATTGAAGGAAATGTCGAGCCTGTTGCAAAACCTGCAAGAACGCTTGTATTGCTTGGTGACTCAATTGTCCAGGGTGTGGGCATCCATCATCCTTCCCAGAATCTGGGGGGCCGGCTCGGCTCTTTGCTTGGGGTGCAGGTACTAAACCAAGGGCTTGCTGGTGCTATGATAAACGCTAAGTTTGTACAAAAGCTTGAAATGGCATCCCCGGTCTCTTCCATTCTGATTAGTCTGGGGACCAATGACTGGACGATACGGGAAACATTGGCCGAAATCAGAGGTGAGATGTTTGCTCTCTTGGGTCGAGTTCGCAAGTTCTATCCAAAGGTGCCGGTCTTGTTGCTCACTCCGCTCTATCGCACTGATATCCTGCAGAATAAGCCTATGGGAACTTTCGGCCAGCTTACGCAGGCTTTGGTTCAGGCAACGAAGTGTTTTCCTGCAGTTGAGGTAGCCGATGGGCTCTCCCTCTCACTGAGGGATGCGTACGATGATCAGTTCCTGCATCCCGACCAGAAGGGCATTGCCTTTCTGGCCAAGACCCTTGCTCCCCTGATTCCCTTTCAGCGATAG
- a CDS encoding fructose-6-phosphate aldolase, whose amino-acid sequence MELMLDTANLAQIERGLATYPISGVTTNPTIIKAEGGVDFFPHMQKIRELIGENRSLHVQVVSTEYASILAEAEKVLSLLGPSTYIKIPVTEQGLQAIRILSAKGVNVTATAIYTTLQGILAMLSGARYLAVYYNRMLNIDIDAAKVIKELSSLLWANSTSCQVLAASFKNISEITTAYANGASCCTVPYSLLSTGLSMPSITKAVHDFSTNWEEVYGKRTLLDL is encoded by the coding sequence ATGGAACTTATGCTTGATACTGCAAACCTTGCTCAGATCGAGAGAGGCCTTGCGACCTATCCCATCAGCGGGGTAACTACCAATCCAACAATCATCAAGGCCGAAGGCGGCGTTGATTTTTTCCCTCATATGCAGAAAATCCGGGAGCTCATCGGTGAGAACCGAAGCCTGCATGTACAGGTTGTCAGCACGGAGTATGCATCAATACTTGCTGAAGCAGAGAAAGTACTATCCCTGCTTGGACCGTCCACCTATATTAAGATTCCGGTTACCGAACAAGGGCTTCAAGCCATCCGCATTCTCTCTGCAAAAGGTGTCAATGTGACTGCCACGGCCATATACACCACGCTGCAAGGAATTCTTGCCATGCTCAGTGGTGCACGGTACCTTGCTGTCTATTACAACCGGATGCTGAATATCGACATCGATGCTGCAAAGGTGATCAAGGAGCTGAGCTCCTTGCTCTGGGCCAACAGTACCAGTTGCCAGGTTTTGGCGGCCAGCTTCAAGAACATCAGCGAGATCACTACAGCCTATGCAAACGGAGCCAGTTGCTGCACTGTCCCGTACTCGTTGCTCTCTACGGGCTTGAGTATGCCTTCAATTACCAAGGCTGTTCATGATTTCTCTACGAACTGGGAAGAGGTATATGGAAAACGAACCCTCCTTGATCTTTGA